AAAGATGAAGGACGATTTGGGGTTATCGCAAAGCGAGCTGATGCGAGAAGCATTGAAGTTTTACAGCAAACACAAAACGTTGTTTGAATCCATTGAAGATAAGAAGGTTTACGCGCATGCCGAGATGCTTTCGGCTGGCGAACATGTCATCCTGGACATTGATCATTGGCTCTTATTTCTGAGCTTTATCGAATCGCATCCTGACAAAGATAAGTTCTGGGACTTGCATCGTGAAGTGTGCCAGGCGCATGCAGAGCAGTTCAAACACAAATCTTATCGTGCGGAACATATCTTAAAACGACTTGAAGCTTGCAATTTCTTTAAATTACATAAAACATCCAGAAGCGACTTCACGCTGGTTTTGGGTTCTGATGTGCCAAAGAAATTCGTTAAAACGGAGCTTGAGGAGATCTTCGCCGGGATGGGCTTTCAGGTGGAGATAAAGGAAGATTTCGCAAAGCTGCGGGTGAAGGTCTTGCACGATTGATTGTATAATAAAGTATGACTTCCTTCCATTTTATTTCATTGAATTGAATGAAAATTCTTGGTAGTGTTTCATCATCAGTTAAAATTCACCTCCAGCAGATATAATTTCAACCTCACCTTTTATAAATCTTAAGTTATCA
The window above is part of the Methanophagales archaeon genome. Proteins encoded here:
- a CDS encoding CopG family transcriptional regulator; this translates as MKAPERITVAMDEDTFAVFKKMKDDLGLSQSELMREALKFYSKHKTLFESIEDKKVYAHAEMLSAGEHVILDIDHWLLFLSFIESHPDKDKFWDLHREVCQAHAEQFKHKSYRAEHILKRLEACNFFKLHKTSRSDFTLVLGSDVPKKFVKTELEEIFAGMGFQVEIKEDFAKLRVKVLHD